The following coding sequences are from one Capsicum annuum cultivar UCD-10X-F1 chromosome 3, UCD10Xv1.1, whole genome shotgun sequence window:
- the LOC124896622 gene encoding uncharacterized protein LOC124896622, with protein MLNLLLKQASVKMSFNYTTVKSCKKYLRVRYVDPTCRWMVRACAIGESGCFHIHKYVEENTCGVDQVTGKYKNITMGIIASLILNFFIDNKDPSPKEIERIVFRELHCRPGYWKCWMAGVIAKNIVRDTPEHGYVYLLFMAFGASIHGYAHIKKVVVVDGSHLSSKYEGVLLSAVTEDTQNHIYPLEYCVIDKKNDVSWGFFFEKLKAFVVNESELCIISDRHVTIANGLARHYLFAYHGVCMRHLSENL; from the exons atGTTGAATCTTTTGTTGAAGCAGGCGTCGGTGAAAATGTCATTCAATTACACAACGGTGAAGAGTTGTAAGAAATACTTGAGGGTGAGGTACGTAGATCCTACTTGCCGGTGGATGGTACGCGCATGTGCTATCGGAGAATCGGGTTGCTTTCATATCCATAAGTACGTGGAAGAAAATACTTGTGGCGTTGATCAGGTCACGGGAAAGTACAAGAATATCACCATGGGGATCATTGCCTcacttattttaaactttttcatCGACAACAAAGATCCAAGCCCGAAAGAGATCGAGAGGATCGTATTTAGGGAGCTACATTGCAGGCCGGGCTATTGGAAGTGTTGGATGGCAGGCGTCATTGCGAAGAACATAGTTCGAGATACGCCCGAGCACGGATAT gtttatttactttttatggCATTTGGGGCTTCCATCCATGGATATGCACACATAAAAAAAGTTGTTGTCGTTGATGGTTCGCATTTGTCCAGCAAGTATGAGGGTGTGTTGCTATCCGCTGTCACTGAAGATACGCAGAATCATATATATCCCTTAGAGTATTGTGTGATTGATAAGAAGAATGATGTGTCGTGGGGCTTCttctttgagaagcttaaggcCTTTGTCGTCAACGAATCAGAGTTGTGCATTATCTCCGACAGACACGTAACCATAGCCAACGGCCTCGCAAGACATTATCTGTTTGCGTATCATGGTGTTTGTATGAGGCATCTCAGTGAAAATCTCTGA
- the LOC107854422 gene encoding beta-glucosidase 11, whose protein sequence is MMSTYQKWCPFFLLLLHLLVIVVGIKDYNYTRHDFPHSFVFGSGSAAYQVEGAAFEDGKTPSIWDTFAHAGFHDGATGDIACDSYHKYKEDIQLMANIGLEAYRFSISWSRLIPNGRGPVNPKGLQYYNNLIDELISHGIQPHVTLYHCDLPQALEDEYMGWLSRKIVEDFTAFVDVCFKEFGDRVLHWTTINEANILALGGYDQGLIPPKRCSAPFGFNCTGGNSSTEVYIVGHNMLLAHSSAARLYQRKYKYVQQGFVGINVYSLAYLPYTNSEADIIAVQRVLDFYIGWFIKPLIFGDYPQTMKKNVGSRLPTFTKRDSELVKGSLDFIGLNHYAQAYVRDSPSSLQKDLRDFILDIGVAISFEGYLPNEPPPGELPIRPAGLSDLLEHFKQVYGNPPIYVHENGKQTPRNGTLNDTKRVEHLHAYIGGVLDALRNGSNTRGYFQWSFLDGLEILSGLKTSYGLFYVDLDDKELTRYPKLSAFWYSNFLKRRSTVLEVGNKITETN, encoded by the exons ATGATGTCCACATACCAAAAATGGTGCCCCTTTTTCCTTCTACTTCTACATTTGTTGGTGATAGTTGTTGGAATTAAAGATTATAATTATACAAGGCATGATTTCCCTCACAGCTTTGTTTTTGGTTCTGGAAGTGCTGCTTATCAA GTTGAAGGGGCAGCATTTGAAGATGGAAAAACGCCTAGCATTTGGGACACTTTTGCTCATGCTG GTTTTCATGATGGAGCCACCGGAGACATTGCTTGTGATTCGTACCATAAATACAAG GAAGATATACAGCTCATGGCGAACATTGGCTTGGAAGCCTATAGATTTTCCATTTCATGGTCGAGGCTGATTCCTA ATGGAAGAGGACCTGTCAACCCGAAGGGATTACAATATTACAACAATCTCATTGATGAACTCATCAGCCATG GGATACAACCACATGTCACATTATACCACTGTGACCTACCTCAGGCACTTGAAGATGAATATATGGGATGGCTTAGCCGAAAGATAGT GGAGGACTTCACAGCATTTGTTGATGTGTGCTTCAAGGAATTTGGGGACAGAGTTTTGCATTGGACTACCATAAATGAGGCAAACATACTTGCCTTGGGTGGTTATGATCAAGGACTGATACCTCCAAAGCGCTGTTCTGCACCGTTTGGATTCAATTGTACTGGTGGTAATTCATCAACGGAGGTTTACATTGTAGGTCATAATATGCTGCTTGCACATTCTTCTGCAGCTAGACTATACCAGAGGAAATACAAG TACGTACAGCAGGGTTTCGTGGGAATTAATGTCTATAGTCTGGCGTATCTTCCTTACACAAACTCAGAGGCTGATATAATTGCAGTGCAACGAGTCCTCGATTTTTATATTGGTTG GTTTATTAAGCCCCTGATATTTGGAGACTATCCTCAAACAATGAAGAAAAATGTGGGGTCAAGACTTCCCACCTTCACCAAACGTGATTCAGAGCTAGTTAAGGGTTCACTAGACTTCATAGGTCTGAACCATTATGCTCAAGCATACGTCAGGGACAGTCCCAGCTCTCTCCAAAAGGATCTCAGGGACTTTATACTGGACATTGGAGTAGCAATTTCAT ttgaaggatatctgcCAAATGAGCCACCCCCAGGAGAG CTGCCAATTAGACCGGCTGGACTTAGCGATCTGTTGGAGCATTTTAAACAAGTTTATGGCAATCCACCTATCTATGTTCATGAAAATG GTAAACAGACACCGCGCAATGGGACACTGAATGACACCAAACGTGTGGAACATTTGCATGCGTACATTGGAGGTGTTCTTGATGCTCTGAG GAATGGATCAAACACAAGAGGATACTTTCAATGGTCTTTCTTAGATGGTTTGGAAATATTGAGTGGTCTTAAGACATCCTATGGACTCTTCTATGTAGATTTGGATGACAAAGAATTAACAAGATACCCAAAGCTTTCTGCATTCTGGTACTCCAATTTCTTAAAGAGAAGAAGCACAGTTCTTGAAGTTGGGAACAAAATAACCGAAACTAATTAG